A single region of the Sphingobium sp. TKS genome encodes:
- the dnaG gene encoding DNA primase: MSLSPAFLDELRARTSLSTLIGRTVKVQKAGREYKACCPFHNEKTPSFTINDEKGFYHCFGCGAHGDAIRWMTDQRGLPFMEAVKELAQTAGMEVPAPDPRAAKRAEQAKGLHDVMAAAQSFFEEQLGGIEGAEARAYLQKRGMSATIVKSFGFGFSPDGRGRLKAALKDFGEPLLIEAGLLIDPDGAEPDDGKIKKRDSYDRFRGRLMLPIRDIRGRVIAFGGRILGAGEPKYLNSPDTPLFDKGRTLYNIDRASPASRQTGRIIVVEGYMDVIALAQAGFGEAVAPMGTALTEHQIERLWKMADVPILCFDGDSAGQKAAIRAATRALPMLQPGMSLAFATLPGGQDPDDLIRAEGSAAMEAVLSAAEPLVERLWKYEKAAAPLDTPEQKAALKQRLSAITDAIAHPDVRAHYIHAFRERYDALFFARAPFQPRHQRGGGARSGWQRDRRGNWKPPLPPAGNEARAIGASGMEQRLLRAVLASLLRHPEQIALHREMLSGLRIADAALAELLNVMIAASFGKETVETGGLLTILGQGEVYNMAKGMLRADTFTFTPHRSKTDSDRVQRDLDEVIGEIALGPELELNLAEATRRLMEDVNEENLTAQQQALSAHRNHLARIAELAQPEDIV, translated from the coding sequence ATGAGCCTATCCCCCGCCTTTCTCGATGAGTTGCGCGCCCGGACATCGCTCTCCACCCTGATCGGGCGGACGGTGAAGGTGCAGAAGGCGGGCCGCGAGTATAAGGCCTGCTGCCCCTTCCATAATGAGAAGACGCCCAGCTTCACCATCAACGACGAGAAGGGCTTTTATCATTGCTTCGGCTGCGGTGCGCATGGGGATGCGATCCGCTGGATGACCGATCAGCGCGGCCTGCCCTTCATGGAGGCCGTGAAGGAACTGGCGCAGACGGCGGGGATGGAGGTCCCTGCCCCCGATCCTCGCGCGGCAAAGCGAGCGGAGCAGGCCAAGGGGCTGCACGACGTCATGGCGGCGGCGCAAAGCTTTTTCGAGGAGCAGCTAGGCGGGATCGAGGGCGCGGAGGCGCGGGCCTATCTCCAGAAGCGGGGGATGAGCGCGACGATCGTCAAAAGTTTTGGCTTCGGCTTTTCGCCTGACGGACGCGGGCGGCTCAAGGCCGCGCTCAAGGATTTTGGCGAACCTTTGCTGATCGAAGCCGGGTTGCTGATCGATCCTGATGGAGCCGAGCCGGACGACGGCAAAATCAAAAAGCGCGACAGCTATGATCGCTTCCGGGGTCGGCTGATGCTGCCGATCCGGGACATTAGGGGCCGCGTCATTGCCTTTGGCGGGCGCATCCTTGGCGCGGGCGAACCCAAATATCTGAACTCGCCCGACACCCCGCTCTTCGACAAGGGGCGGACGCTATACAATATCGACCGCGCCTCACCGGCCAGTCGCCAGACGGGACGGATCATCGTCGTCGAAGGCTATATGGACGTGATCGCGCTGGCGCAGGCGGGTTTTGGCGAGGCGGTGGCCCCAATGGGGACAGCGCTGACCGAGCATCAGATCGAGCGGCTGTGGAAAATGGCCGACGTGCCGATCCTTTGTTTCGACGGCGATTCGGCGGGGCAGAAGGCGGCGATCCGGGCAGCGACGCGTGCCCTGCCCATGCTGCAACCGGGGATGAGCCTGGCCTTCGCGACCTTGCCGGGCGGACAGGACCCCGACGACCTGATCCGTGCCGAGGGATCTGCGGCCATGGAGGCCGTGCTGAGCGCGGCCGAGCCGTTGGTCGAACGTCTGTGGAAATATGAGAAAGCGGCGGCCCCACTCGACACGCCGGAACAGAAGGCCGCGCTCAAGCAGCGGCTCTCCGCCATCACCGACGCCATCGCGCATCCCGATGTGCGGGCGCATTATATTCATGCCTTTCGCGAGCGTTACGATGCGTTGTTCTTTGCGCGGGCGCCTTTTCAACCCCGGCATCAACGTGGTGGTGGCGCGCGCTCCGGCTGGCAACGGGATCGGCGGGGCAATTGGAAGCCACCTCTTCCACCCGCCGGAAACGAGGCTCGGGCGATCGGCGCAAGCGGCATGGAACAAAGGCTTTTGCGCGCCGTTCTCGCCAGTCTGCTGCGGCATCCGGAGCAGATCGCGCTGCATCGGGAAATGCTTTCAGGCTTGCGAATCGCTGACGCTGCCCTGGCGGAATTGCTGAACGTGATGATCGCGGCCTCATTCGGCAAAGAAACAGTTGAAACCGGTGGCCTCCTTACCATATTGGGGCAAGGTGAAGTGTATAATATGGCGAAGGGGATGCTTCGGGCCGACACGTTCACATTCACCCCCCACAGAAGCAAGACCGACTCGGATCGCGTGCAGCGCGATCTGGATGAGGTCATTGGGGAAATTGCGTTAGGGCCGGAGCTCGAATTGAATTTGGCTGAAGCCACCCGGCGGCTGATGGAAGATGTGAACGAAGAGAATCTGACTGCTCAACAGCAGGCTCTGAGCGCTCATCGGAACCATCTGGCTCGCATAGCGGAACTGGCGCAGCCCGAAGATATTGTTTGA
- a CDS encoding GatB/YqeY domain-containing protein: MIRDAVKSAQVTAMKAGEKDRLAAVRLILAKLKDRDIELRTASNVPDDDVVVVEVLQKMAKQRRESIEMFKNGGRDELAAKEQAELDVIESFLPQQLSEDETRAAIEGIKAEVGAASVKDMGKVMAVLKERHGSVIDMSKASGLVKAALT, from the coding sequence ATGATTCGCGACGCTGTTAAGAGTGCCCAGGTCACTGCCATGAAAGCCGGGGAGAAGGATCGGCTGGCCGCCGTGCGCCTGATCCTCGCGAAGCTGAAGGACCGGGATATCGAGCTGCGTACCGCTTCGAATGTGCCGGATGACGATGTGGTCGTGGTCGAAGTGCTGCAGAAGATGGCCAAGCAGCGGCGCGAATCCATCGAGATGTTCAAGAATGGCGGGCGCGATGAGCTGGCCGCGAAGGAACAGGCCGAACTTGACGTGATCGAAAGCTTCCTGCCGCAGCAGCTCAGCGAGGATGAGACCAGGGCCGCGATCGAAGGGATAAAGGCTGAAGTGGGCGCGGCGAGCGTCAAGGATATGGGCAAGGTAATGGCTGTGCTGAAGGAACGGCATGGGTCGGTGATCGACATGAGCAAGGCCAGCGGGCTGGTGAAGGCGGCTCTGACCTGA
- the carA gene encoding glutamine-hydrolyzing carbamoyl-phosphate synthase small subunit — protein sequence MADAKTLIVPKGATGVLVFADGSVVFGRGFGATGDAVGELCFNTAMTGYQEVMTDPSYAGQIVTFTFPHIGNVGTNLDDVEADAPHALGCVVRQDVTEPSNFRNVEPFDQWMKEKGRIGLAGVDTRALTRMIRVKGAPNVVIAHDPEGRFDLEALAAKAASWPGLEGMDLAIEVSGKESRLWKDGVWKLGFGYGLDEAGEERPHVVALDYGAKNNIFRNLVKAGARVTVLPATASYEQVMEQQPDGVFLSNGPGDPAATGAYAVPVIRKLLDAEKPIFGICLGHQMLAIAAGARTIKMHQGHRGANHPVKRLSDGLVEITSMNHGFAVDADTLPANVKPTHVSLFDGSNCGIELTDKKAFSVQYHPEASPGPQDSFYLFQRFVEGLK from the coding sequence ATGGCTGACGCCAAGACCCTCATTGTGCCCAAAGGAGCGACAGGGGTATTGGTTTTTGCCGATGGCTCCGTGGTGTTCGGCCGCGGTTTCGGTGCGACCGGCGATGCGGTGGGCGAGCTTTGCTTCAACACGGCGATGACCGGCTATCAGGAAGTGATGACCGACCCCAGCTATGCGGGCCAGATCGTCACCTTCACCTTCCCGCACATCGGCAATGTCGGCACGAATCTGGATGACGTGGAGGCGGACGCCCCCCACGCGCTGGGCTGCGTGGTGCGTCAGGATGTGACCGAGCCGAGCAATTTCCGCAATGTCGAACCCTTCGACCAGTGGATGAAGGAAAAGGGCCGCATTGGCCTTGCCGGGGTCGATACCCGCGCGCTGACCCGCATGATCCGTGTGAAGGGCGCGCCCAATGTCGTGATCGCCCATGATCCCGAAGGCCGGTTCGACCTCGAAGCCCTCGCCGCCAAGGCTGCGTCGTGGCCGGGCCTCGAAGGCATGGACCTCGCCATCGAAGTGTCGGGCAAGGAAAGCCGCCTCTGGAAAGACGGCGTCTGGAAGCTGGGCTTCGGCTACGGTCTCGATGAAGCGGGTGAAGAGCGCCCCCATGTCGTCGCCCTCGATTATGGCGCGAAGAACAATATCTTCCGCAATCTGGTGAAGGCGGGCGCCCGCGTCACCGTGCTGCCCGCCACCGCCAGCTACGAGCAGGTGATGGAGCAGCAGCCCGACGGCGTGTTCCTCTCCAACGGCCCCGGCGATCCGGCCGCGACCGGCGCATATGCCGTGCCGGTGATCCGCAAGCTGCTGGACGCGGAAAAGCCGATCTTCGGCATCTGCCTTGGCCACCAGATGCTGGCGATTGCCGCTGGCGCCAGGACGATCAAGATGCATCAGGGCCATCGCGGCGCCAACCATCCGGTCAAGCGCCTGTCCGACGGTCTGGTCGAGATCACCTCTATGAACCACGGCTTCGCGGTCGATGCCGACACGCTGCCCGCCAATGTGAAGCCGACCCATGTGTCGCTCTTCGACGGTAGCAACTGCGGCATCGAACTGACGGATAAAAAAGCCTTTTCGGTCCAGTATCACCCCGAAGCCTCGCCCGGCCCGCAGGACAGCTTCTATCTGTTCCAGCGCTTCGTCGAGGGGCTGAAGTGA
- a CDS encoding ribonuclease E inhibitor RraB, whose amino-acid sequence MSLNLPPVDPARLEAEWEADKAVLANLAENGDKPRIPRPVDVSFRGSEKDFERVLTIASQFGFVELDREEDEEGDLYLFLETEQAVDEASIRALTKKCLQIEILCGVEYDGWGCEARTGAVH is encoded by the coding sequence GTGAGCCTCAACCTGCCTCCGGTTGATCCCGCCCGGCTCGAAGCGGAGTGGGAGGCGGACAAGGCCGTTCTCGCCAATCTGGCCGAGAATGGCGACAAGCCGCGCATTCCGCGGCCCGTCGATGTCAGCTTCCGCGGGAGCGAAAAGGATTTCGAGCGCGTGCTGACGATCGCCAGCCAGTTCGGCTTTGTCGAACTCGACCGCGAAGAGGATGAGGAGGGCGATCTCTACCTGTTCCTCGAAACCGAGCAGGCGGTCGATGAAGCCTCCATCCGCGCACTGACGAAGAAGTGTCTCCAGATCGAAATCCTCTGCGGCGTCGAATATGACGGCTGGGGTTGCGAGGCCCGGACGGGGGCGGTGCATTGA
- the carB gene encoding carbamoyl-phosphate synthase large subunit, producing MPKRTDISSILIIGAGPIIIGQACEFDYSGTQAVKALKEEGYRIILVNSNPATIMTDPEFADATYVEPITPEIVAKIIEKERPDAVLPTMGGQTALNTALALFNDGTLEKFGVKMIGADAEAIDKAEDRLKFRDAMDKIGLESARSRIAHSMEEALEALEFTGLPSIIRPSFTLGGTGGGVAYNREEFKRIVMEGLDASPTTEVLIEESLLGWKEYEMEVVRDRNDNAIIICSIENVDPMGVHTGDSITVAPALTLTDKEYQIMRNASIAVLREIGVETGGSNVQFAVNPKDGRLIVIEMNPRVSRSSALASKATGFPIAKVAAKLAVGYTLDEIENDITGATPASFEPTIDYVVTKIPRFAFEKFKGSEPLLGTAMKSVGEVMAIGRNIHESMQKALRGLETGLCGFNEVEHLVGAPKDDIVAALAQPTPDRLLVAAQALREGLSVAEIHNIAKFDPWFLERIKEIVDAEAEILSNGLPQDADGMRRLKAMGFSDKRLAYLALKSANLRGMERGIARGSGLIHEAVKAMTGGVTEDEVRSLRHKLGVRPVFKRIDTCAAEFEAKTPYMYSTYEAPIFGQAENEAQPSDRKKVVILGGGPNRIGQGIEFDYCCVHACFALSEVGYETIMINCNPETVSTDYDTSDRLYFEPLTAEDVLEILNVEMSNGTLAGVIVQFGGQTPLKLAQALEDAGIPILGTSPDAIDLAEDRERFAALIDKLKLKQPANGIARSREEAIAVANRIGYPVLMRPSYVLGGRAMEIVDGQAQLEEYIATAVQVSGDSPVLIDQYLRDAVEVDVDALCDGEDVVVAGVLQHIEEAGVHSGDSACSLPPYSLSDEVIAEIERQTEVLAHALSVRGLMNIQFAVKDGVVYLIEVNPRASRTVPFVAKAIGTPIAKIASRVMAGEKLKDLPKIDRNAISHIAVKEAVFPFARFAGVDPVLSPEMKSTGEVMGIDSDFATAFAKAQLGAGTVLPKSGTVFVSVKDSDKPVILPAVQKMAALGFTIIATGGTARYLEEQGVAVQLVNKVAEGRPHIVDKITDGDVDLIFNTTEGWQSLKDSKAIRTSALRAKVSSFTTAAASVAAANAIEALRGHALEVRSLQSYYPLSQA from the coding sequence ATGCCCAAAAGAACCGACATCTCCTCCATCCTCATCATCGGCGCCGGCCCGATCATCATCGGCCAGGCTTGCGAGTTCGACTATTCGGGTACGCAGGCGGTGAAGGCGCTCAAGGAAGAGGGCTATCGCATCATCCTGGTGAATTCCAACCCGGCCACTATCATGACCGACCCGGAATTTGCCGACGCGACCTATGTCGAGCCGATCACGCCCGAAATCGTGGCGAAGATCATCGAGAAGGAGCGCCCGGACGCGGTGCTGCCGACTATGGGCGGCCAGACGGCGCTCAACACGGCGCTGGCGTTGTTCAACGACGGCACGCTGGAGAAGTTCGGCGTCAAGATGATCGGCGCCGACGCCGAAGCCATCGACAAGGCCGAGGATCGTCTGAAGTTCCGCGACGCGATGGACAAGATCGGCTTGGAATCTGCCCGCTCACGCATCGCGCACAGCATGGAGGAGGCGCTGGAGGCGCTGGAGTTCACCGGCCTTCCCTCGATCATCCGCCCCAGCTTCACGCTCGGCGGCACCGGCGGCGGCGTCGCCTACAACAGGGAAGAGTTCAAGCGGATCGTGATGGAGGGGCTGGATGCTTCGCCCACCACCGAAGTGCTGATCGAAGAATCGCTGCTGGGCTGGAAAGAATATGAGATGGAGGTCGTGCGGGACCGCAACGACAATGCCATCATCATCTGCTCGATCGAGAATGTCGACCCGATGGGCGTCCATACCGGCGACTCCATCACGGTCGCGCCCGCGCTGACGCTGACCGACAAGGAATATCAGATCATGCGCAACGCGAGCATCGCGGTGTTGCGTGAAATCGGCGTGGAAACAGGTGGTTCCAACGTACAGTTCGCAGTCAATCCGAAGGATGGCCGCCTGATCGTCATCGAGATGAACCCGCGCGTCTCCCGTTCCTCGGCGCTGGCGTCGAAGGCGACCGGCTTCCCGATCGCCAAGGTCGCGGCGAAGCTGGCCGTCGGCTACACGCTGGACGAGATCGAGAATGACATTACCGGCGCGACGCCCGCCAGCTTCGAGCCGACCATCGACTATGTCGTGACCAAGATTCCGCGCTTCGCCTTTGAGAAGTTCAAGGGGAGCGAGCCGCTGCTCGGCACCGCGATGAAGTCGGTGGGTGAGGTGATGGCCATCGGTCGCAACATCCATGAATCGATGCAGAAGGCGCTGCGCGGTCTGGAAACCGGCCTGTGCGGCTTCAATGAGGTGGAGCATCTGGTCGGTGCGCCCAAGGATGACATCGTCGCCGCGCTCGCCCAGCCGACCCCGGATCGCCTGCTGGTCGCCGCGCAGGCTCTGCGCGAAGGGCTGAGCGTCGCGGAAATCCACAATATCGCCAAGTTCGACCCCTGGTTCCTGGAGCGGATCAAGGAAATCGTCGACGCCGAAGCGGAAATCCTCAGCAACGGCCTGCCGCAGGATGCGGATGGCATGCGTCGCCTCAAGGCCATGGGCTTCTCCGACAAGCGCCTTGCTTACCTTGCGCTCAAGTCCGCCAATCTGCGCGGCATGGAGCGCGGCATTGCCCGTGGTTCGGGCCTGATCCACGAAGCGGTCAAGGCCATGACCGGCGGCGTCACCGAGGACGAAGTGCGGAGCCTGCGCCACAAGCTCGGCGTGCGTCCGGTCTTCAAGCGCATCGATACCTGCGCCGCCGAGTTCGAGGCGAAGACGCCTTACATGTACTCGACCTACGAAGCCCCGATCTTCGGGCAGGCCGAGAATGAGGCGCAGCCCAGCGACCGCAAGAAGGTCGTGATCCTTGGCGGCGGTCCCAACCGCATCGGGCAGGGCATCGAGTTCGACTATTGCTGCGTCCACGCCTGCTTCGCGCTCAGCGAAGTCGGCTATGAGACGATCATGATCAACTGCAACCCGGAAACGGTGTCGACCGACTATGACACGTCCGACCGCCTCTATTTCGAGCCGCTGACCGCCGAAGACGTCCTTGAAATCCTGAACGTCGAAATGTCGAATGGCACGCTGGCCGGGGTCATCGTCCAGTTCGGCGGCCAGACGCCGCTCAAGCTGGCGCAGGCGCTGGAGGATGCGGGAATCCCGATCCTGGGCACCTCGCCAGACGCCATCGATCTTGCCGAAGACCGCGAACGGTTCGCCGCGCTGATCGACAAGCTCAAGCTCAAGCAACCCGCCAACGGCATCGCCCGCAGCCGCGAGGAGGCGATCGCGGTCGCCAACCGCATCGGTTATCCGGTGCTGATGCGCCCGTCCTACGTCCTTGGCGGCCGCGCCATGGAGATCGTCGACGGCCAGGCCCAGCTTGAGGAATATATCGCCACCGCCGTTCAGGTGTCGGGCGACTCGCCGGTGTTGATCGACCAATATCTGCGCGATGCGGTCGAGGTCGACGTGGATGCCCTGTGCGACGGCGAAGATGTCGTGGTCGCCGGCGTGCTCCAGCATATTGAAGAGGCGGGCGTCCATTCGGGCGACAGCGCCTGCTCGCTGCCGCCCTATAGCCTGTCAGACGAGGTGATCGCGGAAATCGAGCGCCAGACCGAAGTGCTGGCTCATGCCCTGTCGGTGCGCGGCCTCATGAACATCCAGTTCGCGGTCAAGGACGGTGTGGTCTATCTGATCGAGGTCAACCCGCGCGCCAGCCGCACCGTGCCCTTCGTCGCCAAGGCGATCGGCACGCCCATCGCCAAGATCGCCTCGCGGGTCATGGCTGGCGAGAAGCTCAAGGATCTGCCGAAGATCGACCGCAACGCGATTTCGCATATCGCGGTCAAGGAGGCGGTATTCCCCTTCGCGCGCTTTGCCGGTGTCGACCCCGTATTGTCGCCGGAAATGAAGAGCACCGGCGAAGTCATGGGCATCGACAGCGATTTCGCGACGGCCTTCGCCAAGGCGCAGCTCGGCGCGGGCACCGTTCTGCCCAAGAGCGGCACGGTGTTCGTGTCGGTCAAGGACAGCGACAAGCCGGTGATCCTGCCCGCCGTCCAGAAGATGGCGGCGCTTGGCTTCACCATCATCGCGACCGGCGGCACCGCCCGCTATCTGGAAGAGCAGGGCGTCGCCGTACAATTGGTGAACAAGGTGGCGGAAGGCCGTCCGCACATCGTCGACAAGATCACCGACGGCGACGTCGACCTGATCTTCAACACGACCGAGGGCTGGCAGTCGCTCAAGGACAGCAAGGCGATCCGTACCAGCGCGTTGCGCGCCAAGGTCTCCAGCTTCACCACGGCGGCGGCCAGCGTCGCGGCGGCGAACGCGATCGAGGCTCTTCGGGGCCATGCCCTTGAAGTGCGATCGCTCCAGTCCTATTATCCCCTGTCGCAAGCCTGA
- the greA gene encoding transcription elongation factor GreA, whose product MATVEKMPMLQMGYDKLNTQLRELKAERPLIVDAIEEARAHGDLSENAEYHAAKERQGQVEATIADLEDKLSRAQIIDPTTLSGDKIVFGATVTLLDEDEKPVKYQIVGQAEADAKVGMISYNSPIGRALIGRQIGEEVEVSVPSGDKFYLVDKIDFI is encoded by the coding sequence ATGGCGACCGTCGAGAAGATGCCGATGCTGCAAATGGGCTATGACAAGCTCAATACGCAGCTCCGCGAGTTGAAGGCCGAACGGCCCCTGATCGTGGACGCCATCGAAGAAGCGCGCGCACATGGAGACCTCTCCGAAAACGCCGAATATCATGCGGCAAAGGAACGGCAGGGCCAGGTCGAAGCGACGATCGCTGACCTGGAAGACAAGCTGTCGCGTGCCCAGATCATCGATCCCACCACGCTTTCGGGTGACAAGATCGTGTTCGGCGCGACCGTCACCTTGCTCGATGAAGATGAAAAGCCGGTGAAATATCAGATCGTGGGGCAGGCCGAGGCGGATGCCAAGGTCGGTATGATCAGCTATAACAGCCCGATCGGCCGTGCGCTGATCGGCCGTCAGATCGGTGAAGAGGTCGAAGTGTCGGTCCCGTCGGGCGACAAATTCTACCTGGTCGACAAGATCGATTTCATCTGA
- a CDS encoding rhomboid family intramembrane serine protease: MKLPAGRMTNGIAAITFVAFLLIYLTGQVDNAAIIAGFIPARVEDGALLAGMTAVPVWLTPLSCTLVHANWLHIAFNLFMFVFCGRQVEHVLDKGATLALYVAGAYGATALQWAVDPHSTNPMVGASGAISAIIATYALLYSQQNVRRIGPFSANLVRALWLAASWIAIQLMIGLAGGFGDLGQIAIAAHIGGFLVGLVLTRPLLRWRFRKRPQPLS; this comes from the coding sequence ATGAAGCTGCCTGCTGGCCGCATGACCAACGGGATCGCTGCGATCACCTTCGTCGCGTTCCTGTTGATCTATCTGACCGGGCAGGTCGACAATGCCGCGATCATCGCGGGCTTCATCCCTGCACGGGTGGAGGATGGCGCTCTGCTCGCCGGAATGACAGCGGTGCCGGTCTGGCTGACGCCGCTCAGTTGCACGCTGGTTCACGCAAACTGGCTGCACATCGCCTTCAACCTGTTCATGTTCGTCTTTTGCGGACGGCAGGTGGAACATGTGCTGGACAAGGGCGCCACGCTGGCTCTGTACGTGGCGGGTGCTTATGGGGCGACAGCGCTGCAATGGGCGGTAGACCCGCACTCGACCAATCCGATGGTGGGAGCGAGCGGCGCGATTTCCGCGATCATCGCGACTTATGCGCTGCTTTACAGCCAGCAGAATGTCCGGCGGATCGGTCCGTTTTCGGCCAACCTGGTGCGCGCGCTCTGGCTGGCGGCAAGCTGGATCGCGATCCAGTTGATGATTGGCCTGGCTGGAGGATTTGGCGATCTGGGCCAGATCGCCATTGCCGCGCATATTGGCGGCTTCCTGGTGGGGCTGGTGCTGACGCGCCCGCTGCTCCGCTGGCGTTTCCGCAAGCGTCCTCAGCCCCTGTCCTGA
- a CDS encoding DUF4170 domain-containing protein: protein MSKLHLVMGGRVKNPQTLEFEDLNSIELVGVYPDYATAENAWRGAAQRTVDDAEMRYVIVHLHRLLEPELPTG from the coding sequence ATGAGCAAGCTGCACCTTGTGATGGGTGGTCGCGTCAAAAATCCCCAGACGCTCGAATTCGAAGATTTGAACTCCATCGAGCTGGTCGGGGTTTATCCCGATTATGCCACGGCGGAAAATGCCTGGCGCGGCGCGGCGCAACGGACGGTCGACGACGCGGAGATGCGCTATGTGATCGTGCATCTGCACCGTCTGCTGGAACCGGAACTGCCGACCGGATAA
- a CDS encoding phage holin family protein gives MTQEPLQTEAQDESVRDVFTRLYADGRAYAEAEVERQKLRAGIVGAGLRNAVIFAAVGIMLIFAAIVACLVGFILALAPHLGTGWATCAVFGGALIVALLLLLIAKGRIDRMKKAVKS, from the coding sequence TTGACGCAAGAGCCCCTGCAGACCGAGGCACAGGACGAGTCCGTCCGGGATGTTTTCACGCGTCTATACGCCGACGGGCGCGCCTATGCGGAAGCGGAAGTCGAACGGCAGAAACTGCGCGCAGGCATTGTCGGCGCGGGGTTGCGCAACGCAGTGATTTTCGCGGCGGTGGGCATCATGCTCATCTTTGCCGCGATCGTCGCCTGCCTTGTGGGCTTCATCCTGGCGCTAGCGCCCCATCTGGGAACGGGCTGGGCGACCTGCGCCGTGTTCGGCGGTGCCCTGATCGTCGCATTGCTGTTGTTGCTGATCGCCAAGGGCCGGATCGACCGGATGAAGAAGGCGGTGAAGTCATGA
- the eno gene encoding phosphopyruvate hydratase, with the protein MTAILDIHARQILDSRGNPTVEVDVMLEDGSFGRAAVPSGASTGAYEAVEKRDGDKSKYLGKGVLTAVAAVNDQIAEQIIGLDAEDQAEVDAAMIALDGTENKSNLGANAILGVSLAVAKAAADARGLPLYRYVGGVNAHVLPVPMMNIINGGEHADNPIDFQEFMIMPVGAESIADAVRIGSEIFHTLKRGLHDKGLATSVGDEGGFAPNIASTRDALDFIMLSVEKAGYKPGDDVVLALDCAATEFFKNGKYEISGEGLSLSPVEMADYLAALCADYPIKSIEDGMSEDDFEGWKALTDKIGAKVQLVGDDLFVTNPKRLEMGIGKGLANSLLVKVNQIGSLTETLAAVDMAHRARYTAVMSHRSGETEDATIADLAVATNCGQIKTGSLARSDRLAKYNQLIRIEEELGDIALYAGRSIFR; encoded by the coding sequence ATGACCGCCATTCTCGATATTCACGCCCGCCAGATTCTGGACAGCCGCGGCAATCCGACCGTCGAAGTCGACGTGATGCTGGAAGATGGCAGCTTCGGACGCGCCGCCGTGCCGTCGGGCGCTTCCACCGGCGCCTATGAAGCGGTCGAGAAGCGCGACGGTGACAAGAGCAAATATCTCGGCAAGGGCGTCCTGACGGCTGTCGCTGCCGTCAACGACCAGATTGCCGAGCAGATCATCGGCCTGGATGCCGAGGACCAGGCCGAAGTCGACGCTGCGATGATCGCGCTCGACGGCACGGAGAACAAGTCGAACCTGGGCGCCAACGCGATCCTGGGCGTCAGCCTGGCCGTGGCCAAGGCCGCCGCCGATGCGCGCGGCCTGCCGCTCTATCGCTATGTCGGCGGCGTCAACGCGCATGTCCTGCCGGTGCCGATGATGAACATCATCAACGGCGGCGAGCATGCCGACAATCCGATCGACTTCCAGGAATTTATGATCATGCCGGTCGGCGCCGAGAGCATCGCTGACGCGGTTCGTATCGGTTCGGAAATCTTCCATACGTTGAAGAGGGGCCTGCACGACAAGGGGCTGGCGACCTCGGTCGGGGATGAGGGCGGTTTCGCGCCGAACATCGCCTCCACCCGCGACGCGCTCGACTTCATCATGCTGTCGGTCGAGAAGGCCGGTTACAAGCCGGGTGACGATGTCGTGCTGGCGCTGGACTGCGCGGCGACCGAATTCTTCAAGAACGGCAAATATGAAATTTCGGGCGAAGGCCTGTCGCTTAGCCCCGTCGAAATGGCCGATTATCTTGCCGCTCTTTGCGCGGACTATCCGATCAAGTCGATCGAGGACGGCATGAGCGAGGATGATTTCGAAGGCTGGAAGGCGCTGACCGACAAGATCGGCGCCAAGGTCCAACTGGTCGGTGACGACCTGTTCGTGACCAACCCCAAGCGCTTGGAAATGGGCATCGGTAAGGGGCTCGCCAATTCGCTGCTGGTCAAGGTGAACCAGATCGGCTCGCTGACCGAAACGCTGGCGGCCGTCGACATGGCCCACCGTGCGCGCTACACCGCCGTCATGTCGCATCGTTCGGGCGAAACCGAGGACGCGACCATCGCGGATCTCGCCGTCGCCACCAATTGCGGCCAGATCAAGACCGGGTCGCTTGCCCGCTCCGACCGGCTTGCCAAGTATAACCAGCTTATCCGTATCGAAGAAGAGCTGGGCGACATTGCCCTTTACGCGGGCCGTTCGATCTTCCGCTAA
- a CDS encoding FtsB family cell division protein, translated as MAHIAKLRMLLFSAFGPAIAVLLLLFFAGYVVLGSNGVLAWGDYKRQLHHAQAELKQIQTHRQELKNRVDLLNPRRVDPDLSDELIRRELGVVHHDEVIVPLN; from the coding sequence ATGGCGCATATCGCGAAACTCCGCATGTTGCTTTTTTCGGCCTTCGGGCCGGCGATTGCGGTTCTTCTTCTTCTTTTCTTCGCCGGCTATGTGGTGCTGGGCTCCAACGGCGTTCTGGCCTGGGGCGATTATAAGCGCCAGCTTCATCATGCGCAGGCTGAGTTGAAGCAAATTCAGACTCATCGGCAAGAGCTTAAGAACCGGGTGGATTTGCTCAATCCCCGGCGCGTCGACCCCGACCTTTCCGACGAACTGATCCGGCGCGAGCTGGGCGTCGTCCATCATGATGAAGTGATCGTTCCACTGAACTGA